In the Candidatus Alcyoniella australis genome, one interval contains:
- a CDS encoding DUF1846 family protein gives MRIGFDNERYLNAQAEAILKRVEQFSGKLYLEFGGKLMQDGHAARVLPGYDQDVKVKLLTRLKDMVEIVYCIRAGDIDKGRLRGDFGLPYDIASLRTFDDLEDYGFRVSAVIVNRYHGEAGAARFIEFLKSRGIPVYTQPEILGYPANVEQIVSDEGYGRNPFVETQKPLVIVTGAGPGSGKMSTCLSQVYHHHLRGQRAGYAKFETFPIWNLPLDHPVNQAYEAATADIKDFNMVDPFHLEARGEIAVNYNRDVENFSIMREIISRIGDEHSTLAGYLSPTDMGVNMAREGIVDDEAVREAARQEIVRRYFRYAWENKRGLESQDTVVAVEKMMQKVRVKTTDRPTVPAARQAAANADKAGKGSHGVYCGAAIELRDGTLLIGMNTPLLHAESAVLLNAIKLMAGIPKQIDLLPESLITNIAILKREILKGKAASLNVEEVLVALSISASTNPTSQACMNMLPKLADCEMHSTHVIGSGDENGLRKLKLNLTTDALPTSRGFYY, from the coding sequence ATGCGAATCGGATTTGACAACGAGCGATATCTTAACGCCCAGGCAGAGGCAATACTAAAAAGGGTCGAACAGTTTTCGGGCAAACTCTACCTGGAGTTCGGCGGCAAGCTGATGCAGGACGGGCACGCCGCGCGTGTGCTGCCCGGCTACGATCAGGACGTCAAGGTCAAGCTGCTGACGCGGCTTAAGGACATGGTCGAGATCGTCTACTGCATCCGCGCCGGTGATATCGACAAGGGGCGGCTGCGCGGCGACTTCGGCCTGCCCTACGACATCGCCTCGTTGCGCACCTTCGACGACCTCGAGGACTACGGCTTCCGTGTCTCAGCGGTGATCGTCAACCGCTATCACGGCGAGGCCGGAGCCGCGCGCTTCATCGAGTTCCTCAAATCGCGCGGCATCCCGGTCTACACCCAGCCCGAGATTCTGGGCTACCCCGCGAACGTGGAGCAGATCGTCAGCGACGAGGGCTACGGCCGAAACCCGTTCGTAGAGACCCAAAAGCCGCTGGTAATCGTCACCGGCGCCGGGCCGGGCTCGGGAAAGATGTCGACATGCCTGTCGCAGGTTTATCACCACCACCTGCGCGGCCAGCGCGCCGGTTACGCCAAGTTCGAGACCTTCCCGATCTGGAACCTGCCGCTGGACCATCCAGTAAACCAGGCCTACGAGGCGGCCACTGCCGACATCAAGGACTTCAACATGGTCGATCCGTTCCACCTCGAGGCGCGCGGGGAGATCGCGGTGAACTACAACCGCGACGTGGAGAACTTCAGCATCATGCGCGAGATCATCAGCCGCATCGGCGATGAGCACTCGACCCTGGCGGGCTATCTCTCACCCACGGACATGGGAGTGAACATGGCCCGCGAGGGGATCGTCGACGACGAGGCGGTGCGCGAGGCGGCGCGACAGGAGATCGTCCGCCGCTACTTCCGCTATGCGTGGGAAAACAAGCGTGGGCTGGAGTCTCAGGACACCGTGGTTGCCGTGGAGAAGATGATGCAGAAGGTGCGCGTTAAAACAACGGATCGGCCTACCGTGCCCGCGGCGCGCCAGGCTGCGGCCAATGCCGATAAAGCGGGCAAGGGCAGCCACGGCGTGTACTGCGGCGCGGCGATCGAGCTGCGCGACGGCACGCTGCTGATCGGCATGAACACGCCTTTGCTCCACGCCGAGTCAGCGGTGCTGCTCAACGCGATCAAGCTCATGGCCGGCATCCCGAAACAGATCGATCTGCTGCCCGAAAGTCTGATTACCAACATAGCCATACTCAAGCGCGAGATCCTCAAGGGTAAGGCCGCCAGCCTCAACGTCGAGGAGGTGCTGGTGGCCCTCTCGATCTCCGCGTCGACCAACCCCACCAGCCAGGCGTGCATGAACATGCTGCCCAAGCTGGCCGAC